The Thermoclostridium stercorarium subsp. stercorarium DSM 8532 genome contains a region encoding:
- a CDS encoding energy-coupling factor transporter ATPase: MEAIVAKDLEHVYLSRGGNEPARALNNISFSINEGEFVAIVGRNGSGKSTLAKHLNALLLPTGGTVCVFGKYTNAEDLIWEIRSQVGMVFQNPDNQIVATTVEEDVAFGPENLGVAPEEIRKRVNESLEKVNMLKYIHHSPHMLSGGQKQRVAIAGVLAMNPKCLVLDEATSMLDPTGRRDVIRILQKLNKEDGITVILITHHMDEAAHADRVMVINRGSLVLEGTPREVFANSEILKKAGLDIPEVTSLYIRAVNEGIVKGGEIPVLMDELEKVLLKLDFVDSRKQERTHESPDGITESREKIIEIKNLSYVYMPGTPYERKALDNVSLDVYRGEILGIIGQTGSGKSTLIQHLNGLLTPTEGSINVAGIVPKGKALKELRRRVGLIFQNPEDQLFEETVEKDIAFGLKKMGLPDEEIEKRVIEAAEITGLPKEVLGRSPFELSGGQKRRVAIAGVIAMNPEILVLDEPTAGLDPAGSTEMYQFLLKLRKEKNTTIIVVSHTMEHVAYYCDRVAVMNHGKLVLAGKTREVFSKREFLAEMGLDVPQITEIFYRLNKKFPFVRKDILTVEEGIEELKRVLKK, encoded by the coding sequence ATGGAAGCAATAGTTGCAAAAGATTTGGAACATGTTTATTTAAGCCGTGGAGGAAACGAGCCTGCCAGGGCTTTGAATAATATATCCTTTTCAATAAATGAAGGTGAGTTTGTCGCGATAGTCGGAAGAAACGGTTCGGGCAAATCAACCCTCGCAAAGCACCTGAATGCGCTTTTGCTTCCGACAGGGGGCACTGTATGCGTATTCGGCAAATACACCAATGCCGAAGACCTTATCTGGGAAATAAGAAGTCAGGTGGGAATGGTTTTCCAAAATCCGGACAACCAGATTGTTGCCACGACGGTTGAGGAAGATGTGGCTTTTGGTCCTGAAAATCTCGGCGTTGCCCCTGAAGAGATACGGAAGAGAGTTAATGAATCGCTGGAAAAGGTGAATATGCTTAAATACATACATCATTCACCCCATATGCTTTCAGGAGGTCAGAAGCAAAGAGTCGCGATTGCAGGTGTGCTTGCGATGAATCCGAAGTGCCTTGTGCTGGATGAAGCCACATCAATGCTTGATCCGACAGGCCGCAGGGATGTTATAAGGATACTTCAGAAACTGAACAAGGAGGACGGAATCACCGTCATACTGATAACCCATCATATGGATGAAGCCGCCCATGCCGACAGGGTTATGGTTATAAACAGGGGGAGTCTTGTGCTGGAAGGCACGCCGAGAGAGGTTTTCGCCAATTCTGAAATACTGAAAAAGGCGGGCCTGGACATACCGGAGGTGACTTCACTGTATATCAGGGCGGTTAACGAAGGTATTGTCAAAGGCGGGGAAATACCCGTTTTAATGGATGAGCTGGAGAAAGTGCTGCTGAAACTTGATTTTGTTGACAGCAGGAAGCAGGAAAGGACTCATGAAAGCCCGGACGGGATTACCGAATCCAGGGAAAAGATTATAGAAATAAAAAACCTTTCATATGTCTACATGCCCGGCACGCCATATGAAAGAAAAGCCCTTGACAATGTCTCGCTGGACGTATACAGGGGAGAAATCCTTGGAATAATAGGGCAGACAGGTTCGGGCAAGTCAACCCTCATTCAGCATTTAAACGGCCTTCTTACTCCCACCGAGGGAAGCATAAACGTAGCGGGTATAGTTCCAAAGGGGAAGGCTTTGAAAGAATTGCGCAGGAGAGTGGGGTTGATTTTTCAGAATCCTGAAGATCAGTTGTTTGAGGAAACGGTTGAAAAAGACATAGCATTTGGGCTTAAGAAAATGGGACTGCCCGATGAGGAAATTGAAAAACGGGTTATCGAGGCTGCCGAAATTACCGGTTTGCCAAAAGAGGTTCTGGGCAGATCGCCGTTTGAACTGTCGGGGGGTCAGAAACGAAGGGTTGCCATCGCAGGGGTTATTGCAATGAATCCGGAAATTCTTGTGCTGGATGAACCCACGGCAGGCCTTGATCCGGCCGGCAGTACCGAAATGTATCAATTTCTGCTGAAACTGAGGAAGGAAAAAAATACTACAATTATTGTGGTTTCACATACAATGGAGCATGTTGCGTATTATTGTGACAGAGTGGCGGTTATGAATCACGGAAAACTGGTTTTGGCGGGAAAAACCCGTGAAGTATTCTCAAAACGGGAATTCCTTGCTGAAATGGGGTTGGACGTGCCCCAGATAACCGAGATTTTTTATCGCCTTAATAAAAAATTTCCGTTTGTAAGAAAAGATATATTGACGGTGGAAGAAGGAATTGAGGAACTGAAAAGAGTATTAAAAAAATGA
- a CDS encoding energy-coupling factor transporter transmembrane component T family protein — MIKNITMGQYIPGNSILHRADPRTKIIWTFLLLIALFTANNIYGYVMMLALVGIILVVSEIPVKYTLRGIKPLLIILILTAVINIFAYQGNTVLVSVGSFKITLEGILQAVIVAVRLSLMVIIGSILTFTTTPIQLTDGLEKLMRPLKKIKVPVHEMAMMMSIALRFIPTLLEETDRIIKAQSSRGADFDTGNFIERAKSFIPVLIPLFVSAFKRAEELATAMEARCYRGDIGRTRMKELAYTRVDRNIHMFLIAFSIVFIISTFVI; from the coding sequence ATGATAAAAAACATAACGATGGGTCAGTATATTCCGGGAAATTCAATATTGCACAGGGCAGACCCGAGAACCAAAATAATATGGACCTTTCTGCTGCTGATTGCGCTTTTCACCGCGAATAACATATACGGTTATGTTATGATGCTTGCGCTTGTCGGCATAATCCTCGTAGTCAGTGAAATCCCGGTGAAATATACACTGAGGGGTATAAAACCGCTGTTAATAATCCTTATATTGACCGCCGTGATAAACATTTTTGCATACCAGGGAAACACCGTGCTTGTTTCGGTAGGATCGTTTAAAATCACTCTGGAAGGAATTCTTCAGGCAGTCATAGTAGCAGTAAGGCTTTCGTTAATGGTTATCATAGGTTCGATTTTGACGTTTACCACAACTCCGATTCAGCTGACCGACGGGCTGGAAAAACTTATGCGGCCTTTGAAAAAAATAAAGGTCCCGGTGCATGAAATGGCGATGATGATGTCAATTGCGCTGCGTTTTATTCCGACATTATTAGAAGAGACCGACAGAATAATAAAGGCCCAGTCATCGAGAGGCGCAGATTTTGATACCGGGAATTTTATTGAAAGGGCCAAAAGTTTCATACCTGTGCTTATACCGCTTTTCGTAAGTGCATTCAAAAGGGCTGAGGAACTTGCGACCGCGATGGAGGCAAGATGCTACCGGGGCGATATTGGCCGCACACGGATGAAAGAACTTGCCTATACCAGGGTTGACAGAAATATTCATATGTTTTTAATAGCCTTTTCGATTGTT
- a CDS encoding bL17 family ribosomal protein, protein MPWQRKLGRPTDQRKAMLRSLVTSLIMYGRIETTEARAKEVAPIADRLIAMAVKECDNFTTKQVKISAPVLDSKGNKMTKSKKSKNDRSYEVVEREVKTEMKPVDSPSRLHARRMMISWLYRVKDKNGKNINLANKLLDEIAPRYKEQNRTSGFTRMYKIGPRRGDGANMVILELV, encoded by the coding sequence ATGCCTTGGCAAAGGAAACTGGGAAGACCGACAGATCAGAGAAAGGCTATGCTGAGAAGTCTGGTAACTTCACTTATTATGTATGGAAGAATTGAAACAACCGAAGCAAGGGCCAAAGAGGTTGCGCCTATTGCAGACAGGTTGATTGCTATGGCTGTTAAGGAGTGCGATAACTTTACAACCAAACAGGTTAAAATAAGTGCGCCCGTTCTTGACAGCAAGGGAAATAAAATGACCAAGTCCAAGAAATCAAAGAACGACAGAAGCTATGAAGTTGTTGAAAGGGAAGTAAAGACCGAAATGAAGCCTGTTGACAGCCCTTCAAGACTTCATGCAAGAAGAATGATGATTTCATGGCTTTACAGAGTCAAGGACAAGAACGGCAAGAACATAAACCTTGCAAACAAACTGCTGGATGAGATTGCCCCGCGTTATAAGGAACAAAACAGGACAAGCGGTTTTACAAGAATGTATAAGATAGGGCCGCGAAGAGGAGACGGGGCAAACATGGTAATACTTGAGCTTGTGTAA
- a CDS encoding DNA-directed RNA polymerase subunit alpha, translated as MIEIEKPKIECVEMAEDFTYGKFVVEPLERGYGITLGNSLRRVLLSSLPGAAVTSIKIDGVLHEFSTIPGVVEDVTEIILNIKELSLRLHSDGPKVIYIDYEGDGEIKAGDIKTDADVEILNPDLHIATISGNHRLYMEMIVDRGRGYVPAEKNKKPNQPIGIIPVDSIYTPVKKVNYTVEDTRVGQVTDYDKLTIEVWTNGSIHPDEAISLAAKILSEHLNLFINLTEHAKDAEIMVEKEETKKEKVLEMTIEELDLSVRSYNCLKRAGINTVEELISKTPEEMMKVRNLGRKSLEEVIQKLEALGLSLAPSEDS; from the coding sequence TGAAAAGCCGAAAATTGAATGTGTGGAAATGGCCGAGGACTTCACCTACGGGAAGTTTGTAGTTGAGCCGCTCGAAAGAGGATATGGGATTACTTTGGGAAATTCTCTGAGGCGTGTATTGCTTTCTTCACTTCCGGGGGCTGCGGTGACTTCAATAAAGATAGACGGCGTGCTGCATGAATTTTCAACCATTCCGGGCGTTGTGGAAGATGTAACCGAAATCATACTGAACATTAAGGAACTTTCGCTGAGACTTCATTCAGACGGTCCAAAGGTAATTTATATTGATTATGAAGGCGACGGTGAAATAAAAGCAGGCGATATTAAGACAGACGCGGACGTGGAGATTCTGAATCCCGATCTGCATATAGCAACTATCAGCGGAAATCATCGGCTGTATATGGAAATGATAGTGGACAGGGGCCGCGGATATGTACCTGCTGAGAAAAACAAAAAGCCTAACCAGCCTATTGGTATAATTCCCGTCGATTCAATTTATACACCGGTTAAAAAAGTAAACTACACAGTGGAAGATACCCGTGTAGGTCAGGTAACCGATTATGACAAGCTTACGATAGAAGTCTGGACGAACGGCAGCATCCATCCCGACGAGGCGATAAGTCTTGCTGCAAAAATACTGAGTGAGCACCTGAACCTGTTCATAAATCTGACCGAGCACGCAAAAGATGCGGAAATCATGGTGGAAAAGGAAGAGACGAAGAAGGAAAAGGTGCTCGAAATGACGATTGAGGAACTGGATCTTTCGGTACGTTCCTACAATTGTCTGAAACGAGCCGGCATAAACACCGTTGAGGAGCTTATCAGCAAGACGCCTGAAGAGATGATGAAAGTGAGGAACCTGGGGCGTAAGTCTCTTGAAGAAGTAATACAGAAACTGGAGGCCCTGGGGTTGTCTTTGGCCCCGTCTGAAGACAGCTGA